ATATATAAAACAAAGAATCACAGGAATCAATTGTGAAAGGGAATATTAACACATATCAAAAGTATAACGATAACTATATTAAGCACCTGGCCCAAAGGGTGGCCAATTGGCTCCAGGTACTTCCATCCTCCAGCCCTAGCAACAACACCAACGGCCTAAAACATTCACATATCACGAAATTATTATACCACTGCGAATATATGAATCTCATATTTCAATTGATTAAAAAGAATAGTGATTCAAGGAAAACCCTATCAAACAAAAAGACATTTGATTCAATAACCTCAACACTCGCTGGATCAGACTGAGAACCCTCGCTCAATCGGCCGTACTGATCCATTGGGCGGACACAATGAAACCGGATCTGATGGAATAGAAAATGAAaaggttctttattttctacACTAAGAAAGACTGATGATCACATCAAGCACAAAAATAACACAACAAAAAATCCTCCATAAACTTAAAAATCAAACGAACTATAAATTTTACCTCAACCTGGTCACAGGAATGGTTGAAACGGCAGCGGGAACCATAGCTACAGAATTCAGTCTTCAAATAGTAGATACAATCAGCCTCACCAAATCTTTGGGGATAAAATTCTTCTGCAGCACCCAATCTCATCTGCCACGCAGCCtctgtatttttcaaaatcaggATCACACACACTTCACAACACCCCATATTCTTCTATAAGACACATTACAATCGCAAAAAACCACAAACATTGAGAAAAAGGGAAAcgattttcatattttattttataaacaagaaataaaaaaaatagagcgGTTGGGGCATTATATCAAATCTAACATAATATCATACCTTTGAGTCAAATTCCGATCCACTCTAGCCATTGATCAGATTGGGAACCTTCGTTGGATCGCCCGTACAGCTCCATTCCACAGACACAAGAAAACCAGAGCTGATGgaacagaaaatgaaaaaattctTCCGATGAGATCTGTTGCTGGATCTCATCACAACAATCGATCATTCCTTCTCAGCGCCTTTCTGTAACTTCATAGATTTTCATCCTAATCTCCAGAGACCGTTTCATGATTCACACTATAAGAGATGCGTTAAAATTTCAGAGAATTAAAATGAAGTGAAATCAGAATGAGATCTCCATCAAAATGAGGGTTTgtaaaagaaagagagagaaaggaataggacaaaaacaaaagaaagagaaCAAGAGAGAGAGCAGACGAACGATAACAGAGGTGGCAAGAGTTATCCAAAAAACGGGAAAGAAGGGAGAAAGAAGCTCAATTTAGTGAAACTCGAGGAAATGAATAGAGTTTcaaagggagagagagaaagaagaaaaagaaggaacaccataaaaaaagaaagaaaagagaaggaagctcacgaagaaagagaagagaaagaagttGAGTTATGGACctttgaaaatatattttttgaactaaaagaaaattctaaaaaatcataaaatgcCACTTCGAATATGATTCCTCCTTGATGAAGAGCAAAACATCACAAGTCATGAACTACTAAAGTGCCGCCAATGGTGAATTGGtcaaaagaagagaagattTTGTGGGACGAAGAAGGAATGGCAGAAAGCTGCCAATCATCACCCCTCTTTGTGTTGTTGAGGTCCAGTTGAGAGCACCAGAGCTCATATTGTTGGTTCCAATAATGAATCCAAACCAGAAACAAGCTCCTCCCATTGCCTCCGGAACCAGCCAGTTGCTTGGGCCTCCTCCTAGTGACTATTGAGTACCACATGGGCAAATCCAACAACCCTTTCACCGCCCAAGGCTTCCCCCAATACTCAACCGACTCCTCCATGTCCCCCAATTCGTGCCCCACCAGCTTGTCCGGGTAATCCAATGTATAAAAGAAACCATCCTCAAAACAGCCCCACCCGTTTCTCCCCAACCATAACCTGTCCACTCTCCTCGCATCGCACGTCACAACACGCGCACCAACCGTAAAGCACGCTCTATTCTT
This sequence is a window from Arachis stenosperma cultivar V10309 chromosome 10, arast.V10309.gnm1.PFL2, whole genome shotgun sequence. Protein-coding genes within it:
- the LOC130955418 gene encoding F-box/kelch-repeat protein SKIP6-like, encoding MPFPIPPLPSPTYQAAYAILGHHIYVIGGHLGGILSQQVWILDCRINRWRQGPSMLIPRVGASTAVADGKIYVMGGRGRQLPDIWGEVLDPAVGRWVEADYNCLNSSSGDGTEFKKNRACFTVGARVVTCDARRVDRLWLGRNGWGCFEDGFFYTLDYPDKLVGHELGDMEESVEYWGKPWAVKGLLDLPMWYSIVTRRRPKQLAGSGGNGRSLFLVWIHYWNQQYELWCSQLDLNNTKRGDDWQLSAIPSSSHKIFSSFDQFTIGGTLVVHDL